The following proteins are encoded in a genomic region of Neurospora crassa OR74A linkage group VI, whole genome shotgun sequence:
- a CDS encoding phosphoketolase: MGGTQITIPNPPPLPSHLPDNVLDLAVQIERKNLPDNVRESLRAFQRAGCYIAASMIFLRDNVLLQDKLQVSHIKPRLLGHWGTCPGLILVWSHLNVLIRNHDLNMIYVIGPGHGAPAALASLWLEGSLERFYPGEYDRNATGLRNLITRFSVPGGFPSHINAETPGAIHEGGELGYALSVSFGAVMDNPDLIVTCVVGDGEAETGPTATAWHAIKYIDPKESGAVIPILHVNGFKISERTIFGCMDDKEIACLFSGYGYQVRIVEDLENIDDDLQSSLEWALVEIKKIQKAAREDNKPIVKPRWPMIVLRTPKGWTGPKEVEGQIIEGSFHSHQVPLPKAGSDEKQLQALDEWLSSYRISELLDDEGKPTEAITRVLPKAEKRLGQLKITYDPYIPLKLIDWKQFGVQKGVDESCMKSAGKFLDKLFQENPKTLRLFSPDELESNKLNAILDHTQRDFQWDEFSRAHGGRVIEVLSEHNCQGFMQGYTLTGRTALFPSYESFLGIVHTMMVQYSKFVKIAREVPWRGDLASINYIETSTWARQEHNGFSHQNPSFIGAVLNLKAEAARVYLPPDANCFLSTVHHVMDSKNKTNLIIGSKQPTAVYLSPAEAADHCRQGASIWHFASSSDPNSSAGESVQDPDVVLVGIGVEVTFEVIKAAELLRSIAPALKIRVVNVTDLMILIEESKHPHALAKAKFIEMFTADRPVLFNYHGYPTELQGLLFGREKAERMDVEGYQEEGSTTTPFDMMLRNRVSRFDVASWALKRGAERNAEVKNDLEGLLGDVDRRVKEVREFIGNEGKDPDDIYQLPKFE, translated from the exons ATGGGCGGAACACAGATCACAATTCccaacccccctcctctaccaTCCCACCTCCCCGACAATGTCCTCGACCTGGCAGTCCAAATTGAGCGCAAGAACCTCCCAGACAATGTCCGCGAGTCGCTGCGCGCATTCCAGCGTGCAGGATGCTACATTGCCGCCTCCATGATCTTCTTGCGCGACAatgtcctcctccaagaCAAACTCCAAGTTTCGCACATCAAGCCCCGACTCCTCGGTCATTGGGGAACATGCCCCGGCCTAATCCTGGTCTGGTCGCATCTCAACGTCTTGATCCGCAACCATGACCTCAACATGATTTACGTTATCGGCCCCGGCCACGGCGCCCCTGCCGCCCTCGCCTCTCTGTGGCTCGAAGGCTCCCTTGAGCGCTTCTACCCTGGCGAATACGACCGCAATGCTACTGGTTTGCGCAACCTCATCACCCGTTTCTCTGTCCCCGGCGGTTTTCCTAGCCACATCAACGCTGAGACTCCAGGTGCGATCCATGAGGGTGGTGAGCTCGGATATGCCCTTTCTGTCTCGTTCGGCGCCGTCATGGACAACCCCGATTTGATCGTCACTTGTGTGGTAGGCGATGGTGAGGCGGAGACTGGCCCGACAGCAACCGCCTGGCATGCTATCAAGTACATCGACCCCAAGGAGTCAGGTGCCGTCATCCCCATTCTGCATGTCAACGGCTTCAAGATCAGCGAGCGCACCATTTTTGGGTGCATGGACGACAAGGAGATCGCCTGCTTGTTTAGTGGCTACGGATACCAGGTGCGCATTGTGGAAGACCTGGAGAACATTGATGATGACCTGCAAAGTTCGCTGGAATGGGCTCTAGTcgagatcaagaagatcCAGAAGGCTGCGAGGGAGGACAACAAGCCGATTGTGAAGCCGAGATGGCCGATGATTGTCCTCAGAACGCCCAAGGGATGGACTGGTCccaaggaggtggagggccAAATCATCGAAGGATCCTTCCACTCCCATCAAGTCCCCCTTCCTAAGGCTGGTAGTGATGAGAAGCAACTCCAGGCTCTAGACGAGTGGCTTTCCAGCTACAGGATCAGCGAGCtccttgatgatgagggCAAGCCTACTGAGGCCATCACTCGTGTCTTGCCCAAGGCAGAAAAGAGGCTCGGTCAACTCAAGATCACATATGACCCATACATTCCTCTGAAACTGATTGACTGGAAGCAGTTTGGCGTTCAAAAGGGCGTCGACGAAAGCTGCATGAAGAGTGCCGGCAAGTTCCTCGACAAGTTGTTCCAAGAGAACCCCAAAACCCTCCGGCTATTCTCCCCTGACGAGCTCGAGTCGAACAAGCTCAACGCCATCCTGGATCACACACAGCGCGACTTTCAGTGGGACGAGTTCTCGAGGGCACATGGCGGTCGCGTCATCGAGGTTCTCTCCGAGCACAATTGCCAGGGCTTCATGCAAGGATACACTCTCACGGGCCGCACcgccctcttcccctcctatGAGTCCTTCCTGGGTATCGTTCACACCATGATGGTGCAATACTCCAAGTTCGTCAAGATCGCGCGTGAAGTACCCTGGCGTGGCGACCTGGCCTCCATCAACTACATCGAGACTTCGACCTGGGCGCGTCAAGAACACAATGGCTTTTCCCATCAGAACCCCTCCTTCATTGGTGCTGTACTTAACCTGAAGGCCGAGGCCGCTCGCGTTTACCTCCCGCCCGACGCCAACTGCTTCCTCAGCACCGTGCATCATGTCATGGACAGCAAGAACAAGACCAACCTCATCATCGGCTCCAAGCAGCCCACGGCCGTCTACCTCTCTCCCGCCGAAGCAGCCGACCACTGTCGCCAGGGTGCCTCGATCTGGCATttcgcctcttcctccgacCCCAACTCATCCGCAGGAGAGTCGGTACAAGACCCAGATGTAGTCCTCGTCGGCATCGGCGTCGAAGTTACTTTTGAGGTGATTAAAGCTGCTGAACTCTTGCGCTCCATTGCGCCCGCCCTCAAGATCCGCGTCGTCAATGTGACGGATCTGATGATTCTCATCGAAGAGTCCAAGCACCCGCATGCCctggccaaggccaagttcATCGAAATGTTCACCGCCGACAGACCGGTGTTGTTCAACTACCATGGCTACCCGACGGAACTGCAGGGTCTCTTGTTTGGGAGGGAAAAGGCGGAGCGCATGGATGTCGAGGGTTACCAAGAAGAGGGAAGCACGACCACGCCGTTTGATATGATGTTGAGGAACCGGGTCAGTCGGTTCGATGTGGCGAGCTGGGCGCTGAAGAGGGGTGCGGAGAGGAATGCGGAGGTGAAGAATGATTTGGAAGGTTTGTTGGGTGACGTGGATAGGAGAGTGAAGGAGGTTCGTGAGTTTATTGGGAATGAAGGAAAGG ATCCCGATGATATCTACCAACTGCCCAAGTTCGAGTAG